One region of Gossypium raimondii isolate GPD5lz chromosome 6, ASM2569854v1, whole genome shotgun sequence genomic DNA includes:
- the LOC105774598 gene encoding uncharacterized protein LOC105774598 — protein sequence MSYSHYTMASGSRTGRRTFEFGRTYVVRPKGKHQATIVWLHGLGDNGSSWSQLLESLPLPNIKWICPTAPTRPVALLGGFPCTAWFDAGELSEESPDDWEGLDASAAHIANFLSTEPSDVKVGIGGFSMGAAMALYSATACALGRYGNGIPYPINLRAVVGLSGWLPGSRGLRNKIQVSHEAARRAASLPILLSHGTCDDVVPYKIGEKSAHSLNIAGFWNLTFKNYEGIGHYTVPKEMDEVCNWLTTKLCLEGSR from the exons atGAGCTATTCACATTATACCATGGCTTCTG GTAGTAGAACTGGTAGAAGGACATTTGAATTTGGAAGGACATATGTGGTTAGACCAAAAGGTAAACACCAAGCTACTATAGTGTGGCTTCATGGCCTTGGTGACAATGGCTCAAG TTGGTCTCAGCTCTTGGAAAGTCTTCCTCTTCCAAAT atAAAATGGATTTGCCCAACTGCTCCTACTCGTCCTGTGGCTTTACTAGGGGGATTTCCTTGCACTGCAT GGTTTGATGCTGGTGAGCTTTCAGAAGAAAGTCCAGATGATTGGGAGGGTTTAGATGCTTCAGCAGCACATATTGCAAACTTCTTGTCAACTGAGCCATCTGATG TTAAGGTGGGTATTGGAGGCTTTAGTATGGGTGCTGCAATGGCACTCTACTCTGCAACTGCTTGTGCTCTAGGAAGGTATGGAAATGGTATCCCATACCCTATCAACCTTAGAGCAGTTGTTGGGCTTAGTGGATGGCTTCCCGGTTCAAG GGGCTTAAGGAACAAAATACAAGTATCACATGAAGCTGCAAGGCGAGCTGCATCCTTGCCGATTTTGCTTAGCCATGGAACCT GTGATGATGTTGTCCCCtacaaaattggagaaaaatcagctcattCATTGAATATAGCAGGATTTTGGAATCTCACTTTCAAAAACTATGAAGG GATTGGCCATTACACAGTCCCTAAAGAGATGGATGAGGTCTGCAATTGGCTTACTACAAAACTGTGTCTCGAGGGATCTCGTTGA
- the LOC105774125 gene encoding uncharacterized protein LOC105774125 produces the protein MDLDRAVADDVESNVPAPTQGTAPEKNRHETQSQDGAREAFLHMMNNWYTEFIRANPNAQPPPPPPIPQPVPVASQGVELVKPSKPPVDKIRKQGAKDFRANIDDDSEKAELWLENSIRVFDELSCTPEECLKCAISLLKDSAYRWWKTLVSVVPKERVTWDFFQEEFRKKYISQWFIDKKRKEFLELKQGQMSVAEYEIEFVRLSKYAQECVPTEAIMCKRFEDGLNEDIRMFVGMLELKEFVVLVDRACKAEELNKEKRKVVIEARDARKRPMSKSFQTQSKKSKEMNPRLTISTGYSRRDWGKSYSSPEAQATSVASVGSMKPNKPECQHCGRQHPGECWLLSRACFKCGSRQHYIKDCPEKVEEEKFQNVRSGDTVNRGRPLRNTGSRASGKSVMKDTAVRPEHRTLTRAYDIRTREEAASPDVITGTFSLYDTEVIALIDPGSTHSYVCVNLVSNKNLPVENTEFVVKVSNPLGKYVAVDKVGKNYPLRIQGHCFPANLMLLPFDEFDVILGMDWLMLHDAKVNCRQKILELKCENGEILRVETDESSKLPTVISNISAQKYMRKGCEAYLAYVINTKISESKLESVPVVCEFPDVFPEELLGLPPIREVEFAIDLLPDQERRGDNLNRGKVKIAE, from the exons atggatcttGACCGAGCTGTAGCagatgatgtagaaagtaatgTGCCGGCTCCCACGCAAGGGACCGCGCCTGAGAAAAATAGACATGAAACACAAAGTCAGGATGGGGCTCGAGAAGCCTTTCTTCATATGATGAACAATTGGTACACTGAATTTATTCGAGCAAATCCGAATGCACAacctcctccaccccctcctattccCCAACCAGTTCCTGTAGCTTCACAAGGTGTTGAATTGGTAAAACCGAGTAAACCCCCAGTTGATAAAATCCGAAAACAAGGGGCGAAAGATTTCAGGGCTAATATAGATGATGATTCTGAGAAGGCAGAACTTTGGCTTGAAAACTCTATCcgggtatttgatgaattatcatgTACTCCTGAAGAATGTTTAAAATGTGCTATATCCTTACTGAAAGATTCAGCAtatcgttggtggaaaacattggTATCTGTGGTTCCGAAAGAAAGGgttacatgggatttcttcCAGGAggaattcagaaaaaaatacataagccAATGGTTCATCGATAAAAAACGTAAGGAATTTCTTGAGTTGAAGCAAGGTCAAATGTCTGTGGCAGAGTATGAAATAGAGTTTGTTAGACTGAGTAAATATGCTCAAGAGTGTGTGCCCAcagaagctattatgtgtaaaaggtttgaagatgggttaaatgaagatatcAGAATGTTTGTTGGGATGTTAGAACTGAAGGAATTTGTGGTACTGGTTGATCGAGCTTGCAAGGCTGAAGAATTGaataaagagaagagaaaagttGTGATTGAGGCTCGAGATGCAAGAAAGAGACCaatgagtaaatcatttcaaactcaGTCAAAGAAGTCTAAAGAGATGAATCCTCGATTGACAATTTCAACTGGATATTCACGCCGAGACTGGGGAAAATCATATTCGAGTCCTGAAGCTCAAGCTACTTCAGTAGCAAGTGTGGGGAGTATGAAGCCTAATAAACCTGAGTGTCAGCATTGTGGTAGGCAACATCCTGGTGAGTGCTGGTTACTTAGCCGAGCTTGTTTCAAGTGTGGTTCTCGACAACACTACATTAAAGATTGCCCTGAGaaagttgaagaagaaaaatttcagAATGTTAGATCGGGTGATACTGTTAACAGAGGTAGACCACTGAGAAATACCGGAAGCAGAGCTAGTGGTAAAAGTGTAATGAAAGATACAGCTGTGAGACCAGAACATCGAACACTTACTCGAGCTTATGATATACGTACTCGTGAGGAAGCAGCATCTCCTgatgtgattactggtacattctctctctatgatactgaagttattgctttgattgatcccgggtctactcattcttatgtatgtgtgaatttagtatctaataaGAATTTGCCTGTTGAAaatactgaatttgtggttaaagtgtCAAATCCTTTAGGCAAATATGTGGCAGTCGATAAGGTTGGCAAGAATTATCCTTTGAGGATTCAAGGTCATTGCTTCCCGGCTAATCtaatgttgttaccatttgatgagtttgatgttattctggggatggattggttgatgttgcatgatgccaaggtaaattgtaggcagaaaatccttgaattgaagtgtgaaaatggtgaaattcttcGGGTTGAAACAGATGAATCAAGTAAATTGCCTACGGTGATTTCGAATATATCGGCTCAAAAATACAtgagaaaagggtgtgaagcttatcttgcttatgtgatAAATACTAAGATATCGGAGTCGAAGCTTGAATCGGTACCGGTAGTCTGTGAGTTTCCAGAtgtatttccagaggaattgcttgggttacctccgattagggaagttgaatttgctattgatCTGTTACCTG atcaagaaagacgaggaGACAACCTCAATCGGGGAAAAGTGAAGATCGcagagtaa
- the LOC105774678 gene encoding uncharacterized protein LOC105774678 gives MSRPGDWNCRSCQHLNFQRRDNCQRCGESRYGIRVGSTLGFTAGSDVRPGDWYCTAGNCGTHNFASRSTCFNCGAFKDESAGGFDFDMSRSRGFGGNRSGWKSGDWICTRLGCNEHNFASRMECFRCSAPREFNNRASY, from the coding sequence ATGAGCAGGCCAGGAGATTGGAACTGCAGGTCATGCCAACACCTCAACTTCCAAAGGAGGGACAACTGCCAACGCTGCGGTGAATCTCGATACGGTATTAGAGTCGGCTCGACATTGGGGTTCACCGCAGGCTCGGACGTTCGACCTGGTGACTGGTATTGCACGGCTGGAAACTGCGGCACCCACAATTTCGCGAGCCGGTCTACTTGTTTCAATTGCGGCGCGTTCAAGGACGAGTCGGCTGGAGGTTTCGACTTCGACATGTCCCGATCAAGAGGGTTCGGAGGTAACCGATCCGGCTGGAAATCAGGGGATTGGATATGTACCAGGTTAGGGTGCAATGAACATAATTTTGCTAGCAGAATGGAATGTTTCAGATGCAGTGCTCCAAGAGAATTCAACAATAGAGCTTCATATTAA
- the LOC105772151 gene encoding disease resistance protein RFL1-like yields MLFVKKKDGSMRLYIDYRQLNKVTIKNKYPLPRIDDLFDQLKGATVFSKIDLRSGYYQLRVKESGYLPELKSIYWDALPFPGLKSISLLGDCPKLKKLPLNLDSAKGNQVTILGSKDWWATVEWENEATRDAFLPSFRYFPK; encoded by the exons atgttatttgtgaaaaagaaagacggttctATGAGACTTTATATTGATTATCGTCAActcaacaaagtgactataaagaacaagtaccCGTTGCcaagaattgatgatttgtttgaccaattaAAAGGGGCAACTGTGTTTTCAAAGATCGATCTGAGATCTGGCTACTATCAGCtgagagttaaagagtcag GTTATCTACCAGAATTGAAGAGCATATATTGGGATGCCTTACCCTTCCCAGGTCTGAAAAGTATTTCTTTGTTGGGTGATTGTCCAAAACTGAAGAAGCTTCCTCTCAACTTAGACAGTGCGAAAGGGAATCAGGTCACCATTTTGGGAAGCAAAGATTGGTGGGCAACTGTGGAATGGGAGAATGAAGCCACTCGAGATGCTTTTTTGCCCTCTTTCAGATATTTTCCTAAATGA
- the LOC105773761 gene encoding probable polygalacturonase At1g80170 — MKNLGLIVYCSSCSTWNIIVFICSFMLMHSNVVVHAESFDFDSLLQLPKSGSSARIRPRAKQVLSVSDFGAKGDGYHNDTRAFENAWNVACSFPGRIRIVIPAGYTYLVHPVELGGHCKSKITLMISGTIVAPKNPNVWDGLNPRKWLYFREVKHLHVVGGGTINGMGQQWWARSCKRKKTNPCRHAPTALTFHKCKDLKVHDLMLVNSQQMHIAFTNCLRVLVSNLKVIAPSTSPNTDGIHISSSRGVEVKNSVVRTGDDCVSIVGNTSRVQIRNFVCGPGHGISIGSLGKSNSWAQVRNVLVDGAFISNTENGVRIKTWQGGSGYASDMQFMNILMENVAYPIIIDQYYCDSDLPCANQTLAVKVDNISYVHIKGTSAVEEAIRFACSDSLTCEGLYLEDIQLVLETRGITKSFCWEAYGSSSGLVQPAPCLTCSDGFIKQKVPYGLPIGSF; from the exons ATGAAAAATCTGGGTTTAATCGTGTATTGTTCTTCATGTTCAACATGGAACATCATCGTTTTCATTTGCAGTTTTATGTTAATGCATTCAAATGTTGTAGTACATGCAGAAAGCTTTGATTTTGACTCACTTTTACAGCTCCCAAAATCTGGGTCATCAGCAAGAATCCGACCCAGAGCTAAACAGGTTCTCTCTGTCAGTGATTTTGGTGCTAAAGGAGATGGTTACCATAATGACACCAGG GCTTTTGAAAATGCCTGGAATGTAGCATGTTCTTTCCCAGGCAGGATAAGGATTGTAATACCAGCTGGATATACTTACCTGGTTCATCCTGTTGAGCTTGGTGGGCATTGCAAGTCAAAGATCACTTTGATG ATTTCAGGTACCATTGTTGCTCCAAAAAACCCCAATGTCTGGGATGGTTTGAATCCTCGCAAGTGGCTTTACTTTCGTGAGGTTAAACACCTACATGTAGTTGGGGGAGGAACTATCAACGGAATGGGACAACAATGGTGGGCTAGGTcttgcaaaagaaagaaaacaaat CCATGTCGGCATGCTCCAACC GCTTTGACTTTCCACAAGTGTAAGGATCTGAAAGTCCATGATCTTATGCTGGTCAACAGTCAACAGATGCATATAGCATTCACTAATTGTCTAAGGGTTTTGGTATCTAATCTTAAAGTGATAGCACCCTCTACTAGCCCCAATACAGATGGAATTCATATCAGTTCATCCCGTGGTGTTGAAGTCAAGAATAGCGTTGTAAGAACAG GAGACGATTGCGTTTCAATAGTTGGCAATACTTCTCGTGTCCAAATCAGAAACTTTGTTTGTGGACCTGGTCATGGTATAAG CATTGGAAGCCTGGGAAAATCAAACTCTTGGGCACAGGTTCGTAATGTACTTGTTGATGGAGCTTTCATTTCCAACACCGAGAATGGGGTGCGGATCAAAACATGGCAG GGAGGTAGCGGTTATGCTTCCGATATGCAGTTCATGAATATATTGATGGAGAATGTAGCGTATCCGATCATTATTGATCAATATTATTGTGATTCAGACCTGCCATGTGCTAACCAG ACATTGGCTGTTAAAGTGGACAATATCTCCTATGTGCACATTAAGGGAACATCAGCTGTGGAGGAAGCAATAAGATTTGCTTGCAGTGATAGCCTTACATGTGAAGGGTTATATTTGGAAGATATTCAACTCGTTTTGGAAACTAGAGGCATCACTAAATCTTTTTGTTGGGAAGCTTACGGCTCAAGTTCGGGTCTAGTGCAGCCCGCTCCATGCCTAACATGCAGTGATGGCTTCATTAAGCAGAAAGTTCCTTATGGCCTGCCTATTGGTTCCTTTTGA